In Brassica napus cultivar Da-Ae unplaced genomic scaffold, Da-Ae ScsIHWf_2333;HRSCAF=3009, whole genome shotgun sequence, one DNA window encodes the following:
- the LOC125575274 gene encoding uncharacterized protein LOC125575274, with protein MVESLKAVKYVDTEHFSIPQGRRAIELVVGKESAIAQVARTIIGKTYVLSFAVGDANNACKGSMVVEAFAGRDTLKVPYESRGTGGFKRASIRFVAVSTRTKVMFYSTFYAMRSDDFSSLCGPVIDDVKLLSVRKR; from the coding sequence ATGGTGGAGTCTCTCAAAGCCGTCAAGTACGTAGACACAGAACACTTCTCAATCCCGCAAGGTCGCCGAGCCATTGAGCTAGTGGTGGGCAAAGAGAGCGCCATCGCTCAAGTGGCTAGGACCATCATTGGGAAGACTTACGTCCTTTCGTTTGCCGTTGGAGACGCCAACAACGCTTGCAAAGGATCAATGGTGGTTGAGGCTTTTGCGGGAAGAGATACGCTTAAGGTACCTTACGAGTCTCGTGGCACTGGAGGGTTTAAAAGAGCTTCTATCAGGTTCGTGGCGGTTTCGACAAGAACTAAAGTTATGTTTTACAGCACTTTCTATGCCATGAGGAGCGATGATTTCTCCTCTTTGTGTGGACCTGTGATTGACGATGTCAAGCTTTTAAGCGTTCGTAAGCGGTAG